The Polypterus senegalus isolate Bchr_013 chromosome 1, ASM1683550v1, whole genome shotgun sequence genome includes a window with the following:
- the ghsra gene encoding growth hormone secretagogue receptor a yields the protein MFNDTVYTNCTFNCTFNCSLLDSDYWDAEYPVNLFPIPVLTGVTATCIFLFVIGTAGNLMTILIVSKYKDMRTTTNLYLSSMAFSDLFIFLCLPLDLYRIWRYRPWNFGDLLCKLFQFVSESCTYSTILNITALSIERYFAICFPLRAKVVVTKGRVKGIILLLWAIAFASAGPIFVLVGVKHEDGTDPWETNECKPTDYAIRSGLLTIMVWVSSIFFFLPVFCLTILYSLIGRKLWKRKRDTIGPNMSSRDKNNKQTVKMLAVVVFAFVLCWLPFHVGRYLFSKSSEANSLEMSQMSQYCNLVSFVLFYLSAAINPILYNIMSKKYRVAACKLFGLKQTPKRTASTMKDESSPGWTESSIST from the exons ATGTTCAACGACACTGTGTACACAAACtgcaccttcaattgcacattcaACTGCTCTTTGTTGGACTCCGATTATTGGGATGCCGAATATCCGGTCAATCTTTTCCCTATCCCAGTTTTGACAGGCGTAACGGCAACTTGCATTTTCCTCTTCGTCATAGGGACTGCTGGGAATTTAATGACCATTCTGATCGTATCCAAGTACAAAGATATGAGGACCACGACCAACTTGTACCTGTCCAGCATGGCCTTTTCGGACCTGTTCATTTTCCTCTGCTTGCCCCTTGACTTGTACCGCATCTGGCGCTACAGACCCTGGAACTTTGGAGACTTGCTGTGCAAGCTCTTTCAGTTCGTCAGCGAGAGCTGCACCTACTCCACCATCCTCAACATCACGGCCCTGAGCATCGAAAGGTACTTTGCCATCTGTTTTCCGCTCAGAGCCAAGGTGGTCGTGACAAAAGGACGTGTCAAGGGAATCATATTGCTGCTCTGGGCGATTGCCTTTGCTAGTGCCGGACCCATATTCGTCCTGGTGGGTGTCAAACACGAGGATGGTACTGACCCATGGGAGACAAATGAATGCAAACCTACCGACTACGCAATTCGCTCTGGTCTCCTCACCATCATGGTGTGGGTTTccagtatttttttcttcttgccgGTCTTTTGCTTGACTATACTTTATAGCCTCATAGGAAGGAAGTTGTGGAAGAGAAAGAGGGATACCATAGGACCCAACATGTCAAGTAGAGATAAGAACAACAAGCAGACTGTGAAAATGCTCG cGGTGGTAGTATTTGCTTTCGTTCTCTGCTGGCTGCCATTCCACGTTGGACGATACTTGTTTTCCAAGTCATCAGAAGCCAACTCATTGGAGATGTCTCAGATGAGCCAGTACTGCAACTTGGtttcttttgtgctcttttacCTTAGTGCTGCCATCAACCCCATCTTGTACAACATCATGTCGAAGAAATATCGAGTGGCTGCTTGCAAGCTCTTTGGACTGAAGCAAACTCCCAAAAGAACGGCATCCACCATGAAGGATGAGAGCTCCCCAGGTTGGACAGAGTCTAGCATTAGCACGTGA